One Opitutus sp. ER46 genomic region harbors:
- a CDS encoding glycosyl hydrolase family 8 encodes MSLPLVAPEDAEPCPAPTRSCAGTPPAPSRRGGGGVRRGLATFGLAVALLAPALAASPAPRPAATTGEYRNLFREYLGKSDVEVSARIQAAWRQIVSGDPDSQRLFYPVAGGMAYVPDIASNDVRSEGMSYLMMLAVQLNDQAVFDAVWKYARHYMYHESGPFRGYFSWHTAFDGRRLSNGPAPDGEEWFVMALFFASHRWGDGPGVLAYGAEAQQLLRTMLHKHEEPDRGPITAMFDRLARQVNFVPQGPGARFTDPSYHLPAFYELWARWAADPADRAFLAELAPTSREHFRRAAHPKTGLMPDYANFDGTPYVRDGHEDFRYDAWRTLSNPALDYAWWAADPWQIEQSNRVLRFLLSQGPNCPDRFKLDGTPISEDVNSPGLIAMAATAALVADRACGEPFVRQLWELPQPTGRYRYYNGLLTMIALLEVGGQFRIHHPPAAR; translated from the coding sequence ATGTCCCTCCCCCTTGTCGCCCCGGAGGACGCGGAGCCTTGCCCGGCTCCCACCAGGTCCTGTGCCGGGACGCCGCCCGCTCCTTCCCGCCGGGGCGGGGGCGGTGTGCGCCGCGGCCTCGCGACCTTCGGTTTGGCCGTCGCCTTGCTGGCGCCTGCGCTCGCGGCCAGCCCGGCTCCGCGTCCCGCCGCCACGACGGGCGAGTATCGGAACCTCTTCCGTGAATACCTGGGCAAGTCCGACGTGGAGGTCTCCGCCCGCATCCAGGCCGCGTGGCGGCAGATCGTGAGCGGCGATCCCGACTCGCAACGGCTGTTCTACCCGGTGGCGGGCGGCATGGCTTATGTGCCCGATATCGCCAGCAACGACGTCCGCAGCGAGGGGATGTCGTACCTGATGATGCTGGCGGTGCAGCTGAACGACCAGGCGGTGTTCGACGCGGTCTGGAAATATGCGCGGCATTACATGTACCACGAGAGCGGCCCGTTCCGCGGTTACTTTTCCTGGCACACCGCCTTTGACGGGCGGCGGCTGAGCAACGGCCCGGCGCCGGATGGAGAGGAGTGGTTCGTGATGGCCTTGTTCTTTGCCTCGCATCGCTGGGGTGATGGCCCGGGCGTCCTGGCCTATGGCGCCGAGGCCCAGCAGCTCCTGCGCACGATGCTGCACAAGCACGAGGAACCGGACCGCGGCCCGATCACCGCGATGTTCGACCGCCTCGCCCGCCAGGTGAATTTCGTTCCGCAGGGCCCGGGCGCGCGCTTCACCGATCCCTCCTACCATCTGCCCGCCTTCTACGAACTGTGGGCCCGCTGGGCGGCGGACCCGGCCGACCGTGCCTTCCTGGCCGAACTCGCGCCCACCAGCCGCGAGCACTTCCGCCGCGCGGCCCATCCGAAGACCGGCCTCATGCCGGACTACGCCAACTTCGACGGCACCCCGTACGTGCGCGATGGCCATGAGGACTTCCGCTACGACGCCTGGCGCACACTCTCCAACCCGGCGCTCGACTACGCCTGGTGGGCCGCCGATCCATGGCAGATCGAACAAAGCAATCGCGTGCTGCGCTTCCTGCTCTCGCAGGGCCCGAACTGCCCGGATCGGTTCAAGCTCGATGGCACCCCGATCTCCGAGGACGTGAACTCGCCGGGCCTCATCGCGATGGCGGCGACCGCCGCGCTCGTGGCTGACCGCGCCTGCGGCGAACCGTTTGTCCGCCAGCTCTGGGAGCTGCCACAACCAACCGGCCGCTACCGCTACTACAACGGCCTGCTGACCATGATCGCGTTGCTGGAGGTCGGCGGTCAGTTCCGCATCCATCATCCGCCGGCGGCACGCTGA
- a CDS encoding glycosyl hydrolase, translated as MRSSCVRSALVVLAALLVSGVARCAAPVVELEAAWANPPQDARLRAYWWWLNGNVTKEAITRDLEAMRAQGFGGAILTDAGGAEQDGNDRVPAGPVFLSPAWRELYRHTLAEAERLSLELSLNIQSGWNLGGPMVPASDAAKQLVWSETCAAGPAPLTQLLPEPKHRDPWYQDLFVLAVNVDPLAPAHAPIQRLAEKALLKPLNSSAPDTSVLLTDVASTPGEADTTAGAVVNLTGQLGPDGSLAWDVPAGDWRILRIGCTVGEHARVSTHSDGWSGYAIDAYDAGAFQRYWNAAVEPLLVEAGARASRTLKYLHTDSWEIEAASWTPTLRDEFRARRGYDLLPWLPVIAGYIVDSREASNRFLFDFRKTMGELAVDHHYVPFKERARAHGLLLHPESGGPHSSPFDAQRCLGLNDAPMSEFWAWSPRHRIGDPNRFFVKQPASAAHTYGHRLVLAEGFTTIGMHWQETLWDNLKPAFDKACTEGLNLLVWHAFVCSPAEMGLPGQQYFAGTHLNPNVTWWSRSAPFFAYLNRCQALLQRGLPVGDVLYYYGDNIPNFAQLRASDPAQVGAGYDYDVIDEHALLERVSARDGRLQLPDGVSYRVLVLRDQPSISPAVLRKVRELVWAGVTVVGHPPTAATGLDTSGERDADVRRLAAEIWDVTASRHARRGTSAREALSALGVSPDFTYIGGDAQTDLSYLHRRDGEAEIYFVASRGTRPEAVQASFRVTGRAPELWNPVTGERRFAAAYAAGEQTTTLPLDFPPCGSWFVVFRAPAREHPATAAANAVAYVPVQEVAGPWTVAFDPAWGGPARTIFDRLGNWAEHADAGIRFYSGTATYRQTFDLSPGVAPKAPLALDLGRVRELAEVRLNGRSLGILWAPPFRVDVAGLVRPRGNVLEIDVVNFWPNRLIGDASLPPEQRRTRTNIRRLDAKTPLMESGLLGPVQVLTRAAEAAR; from the coding sequence ATGCGTTCTTCCTGCGTTCGTTCCGCCCTCGTCGTCCTGGCTGCGCTCCTCGTGAGCGGAGTCGCCCGGTGTGCCGCGCCGGTGGTGGAATTGGAGGCTGCGTGGGCCAATCCGCCGCAGGACGCGCGGCTTCGCGCCTATTGGTGGTGGCTCAACGGCAACGTCACGAAGGAGGCGATCACCCGCGACCTCGAGGCGATGCGGGCCCAGGGCTTTGGCGGCGCGATCCTCACCGACGCCGGCGGCGCCGAGCAGGATGGCAATGACCGCGTGCCGGCGGGGCCGGTCTTTCTGTCGCCGGCTTGGCGCGAGCTCTACCGCCACACGCTCGCCGAGGCCGAGCGGCTCAGCCTCGAGTTGAGCCTCAACATCCAGAGCGGCTGGAACCTCGGCGGGCCGATGGTCCCGGCGTCCGATGCCGCCAAGCAGCTCGTCTGGTCGGAGACGTGCGCGGCCGGCCCGGCGCCTCTGACGCAGCTGCTCCCCGAGCCCAAGCACCGGGATCCCTGGTACCAGGATCTTTTCGTGCTCGCGGTGAACGTCGACCCGCTGGCGCCCGCGCACGCGCCGATCCAGCGCCTGGCCGAGAAGGCGCTGCTGAAGCCGCTCAACAGCTCCGCGCCCGATACGTCGGTGCTCCTGACGGACGTCGCGTCCACGCCGGGCGAAGCCGACACGACCGCGGGCGCGGTGGTGAATCTCACGGGTCAACTGGGCCCGGACGGCTCGTTGGCGTGGGACGTGCCCGCGGGCGACTGGCGGATCCTGCGGATCGGCTGCACCGTTGGCGAACACGCGCGCGTGTCGACCCATAGCGACGGCTGGAGCGGCTACGCGATCGACGCGTACGACGCCGGCGCGTTTCAGCGCTACTGGAACGCCGCGGTCGAGCCGCTGCTGGTCGAGGCCGGGGCGCGCGCCAGCCGCACGCTGAAATACCTGCACACCGACAGCTGGGAAATCGAGGCGGCGAGTTGGACGCCCACGCTGCGGGACGAGTTTCGGGCGCGGCGCGGTTACGACCTCCTGCCGTGGCTGCCGGTGATCGCGGGCTACATCGTGGACAGCCGCGAGGCGAGCAACCGGTTCCTCTTCGATTTCCGCAAGACGATGGGCGAGCTCGCGGTGGACCACCACTACGTGCCCTTCAAGGAGCGAGCGCGGGCGCATGGCCTCCTGCTGCACCCCGAGTCGGGCGGCCCGCACTCGTCTCCCTTTGACGCGCAGCGCTGCCTCGGACTCAACGACGCCCCGATGTCCGAGTTCTGGGCGTGGTCGCCACGGCACCGGATCGGTGACCCCAACCGCTTCTTTGTGAAGCAGCCGGCGAGCGCGGCGCACACCTACGGGCACCGGCTCGTCCTGGCCGAGGGGTTCACGACGATCGGGATGCATTGGCAGGAGACGCTGTGGGATAACCTGAAGCCGGCCTTCGACAAGGCCTGTACCGAGGGGCTGAACCTCCTCGTGTGGCATGCGTTCGTGTGCTCGCCGGCGGAGATGGGGCTGCCGGGCCAGCAGTATTTCGCCGGCACGCACCTCAATCCCAACGTGACCTGGTGGAGCCGCAGCGCGCCCTTTTTCGCCTATCTGAACCGCTGCCAGGCACTGCTCCAGCGCGGGCTGCCGGTGGGCGACGTCCTCTACTACTACGGCGACAATATCCCCAACTTCGCGCAGCTGCGCGCGAGCGACCCGGCGCAGGTCGGCGCGGGCTACGATTACGACGTGATCGATGAGCACGCGCTGCTCGAGCGCGTGAGCGCGCGGGACGGCCGGCTGCAGTTGCCGGACGGCGTGAGTTACCGGGTGCTCGTGCTGCGCGACCAGCCCTCGATCTCGCCGGCGGTATTGCGCAAAGTGCGGGAACTGGTCTGGGCCGGGGTGACCGTCGTGGGCCACCCGCCGACGGCGGCAACCGGCCTCGACACCTCCGGCGAGCGCGACGCGGACGTGCGCCGGCTCGCGGCCGAAATCTGGGACGTGACGGCGTCGCGGCACGCGCGCCGCGGGACGAGCGCGCGCGAGGCGCTGTCCGCGCTGGGCGTGTCTCCGGATTTCACGTACATCGGCGGCGACGCGCAGACCGACCTCAGCTACCTTCATCGGCGCGACGGCGAGGCGGAGATCTACTTCGTGGCCAGCCGCGGGACGCGGCCAGAGGCGGTGCAGGCGAGCTTCCGCGTGACCGGGCGCGCGCCTGAACTCTGGAATCCGGTGACCGGCGAGCGCCGTTTCGCCGCCGCGTATGCCGCGGGAGAGCAGACGACCACGCTTCCGCTCGATTTTCCGCCCTGCGGGTCGTGGTTCGTCGTGTTTCGCGCGCCGGCTCGCGAGCATCCCGCGACGGCTGCGGCCAATGCGGTTGCCTACGTGCCGGTGCAGGAGGTCGCGGGCCCGTGGACGGTCGCGTTCGATCCCGCCTGGGGCGGGCCGGCGCGGACGATCTTCGATCGCCTGGGCAACTGGGCGGAGCACGCCGACGCCGGGATTCGCTTCTACAGTGGCACGGCCACGTATCGGCAGACCTTTGATCTCTCACCCGGGGTGGCCCCGAAGGCGCCGTTGGCGCTGGACCTCGGGCGCGTGCGCGAGCTGGCCGAAGTGCGGCTGAACGGCCGCTCGCTGGGCATTCTCTGGGCGCCGCCGTTTCGGGTGGACGTGGCTGGGCTGGTGCGTCCGCGGGGCAACGTACTCGAAATCGATGTCGTCAACTTTTGGCCCAACCGGCTCATCGGCGACGCGAGCCTTCCGCCCGAGCAGCGCCGCACCCGCACCAACATTCGCCGGCTCGATGCCAAGACCCCGCTGATGGAGTCCGGCCTGCTGGGCCCCGTGCAGGTGCTGACGCGCGCCGCTGAGGCGGCGCGCTAA
- a CDS encoding alpha-glucuronidase family glycosyl hydrolase, with protein MRCATVSSASAGRSSASALPPRRVRRHGSSVGALLGLVAVLGCLLSLPAARGEDGYRLWLRYDPVVDPAVRQAYVEALGEIVIAEPTGPEMPAATLAAARDELVHGLRGLLGTDVPVRPTATAPGALLVGTTANAALLALVTETDLRAAGPEGYIVRQVKVDGRSRILLLANHEVGVLYGAFALLRHLQLGEPLTGLNLVSAPRIQRRLLNHWDNLNRTVERGYAGQSLWDWFILPDYLSPRYRDYARACASLGLNGTVLTNVNANALVLTPAYLEKVAALAGVFRPYGIRVYLTARFSAPKEIGGLPTADPLDAGVKRWWRAKVDEIYRHVPDFGGFLVKANSEGQPGPQDYGRNHADGANLLADVLAPHNGVVIWRAFVYDANVPDDRAKQAYTEFRPLDGQFRDNVIVQVKNGPIDFMPREPFHPLFGAMPRTPLCAELQITQEYLGGAANLAFLAPMWSEVLTADTQAAGPGSTVGRVVDGSFDLHGISMIAGVANLGSDRNWTGHPLAQANWYAFGRLAWDHTLPPAAIANEWTRLTYGNAPAVVAPLTRMLLESREAVVNYEMPLGLHHLMAEGHHYGPGPWVDHLPRADWNSVYYHRADAQGIGFDRSANGSNGVAQYATPVAQLWGDPARCPDEFLLWFHHLPWDHRMRSGRTLWDEICLHYQLGVDTVRAWLPLWAGVQDRVDAERWAHVDALLRRQEQDARTWRDACILYFQTFARRPIPNGVEQPEHHLEYYKAIQLRYVPGDPSAK; from the coding sequence ATGCGTTGCGCCACCGTCTCGTCCGCCTCCGCTGGCCGGAGTTCGGCCTCCGCCCTCCCGCCCCGTCGCGTTCGTCGTCACGGTTCTTCCGTCGGTGCCCTCCTGGGGCTCGTCGCGGTGCTGGGATGCCTCCTTTCGCTGCCGGCGGCGCGGGGCGAGGACGGCTATCGGCTTTGGCTGCGGTACGACCCGGTGGTGGACCCGGCCGTGCGCCAGGCGTATGTCGAGGCGCTCGGCGAGATCGTCATCGCCGAGCCCACCGGCCCGGAGATGCCGGCGGCGACGCTGGCCGCCGCGCGGGATGAACTGGTGCACGGGTTGCGCGGGCTGCTGGGCACCGATGTGCCGGTGCGGCCTACCGCCACCGCGCCGGGAGCGCTGCTCGTGGGCACCACCGCCAACGCGGCGCTGCTCGCCCTCGTGACCGAGACCGACCTGCGGGCCGCCGGGCCGGAGGGCTACATCGTCCGGCAGGTCAAGGTCGACGGCCGCTCGCGGATCCTCCTCCTGGCGAACCATGAGGTGGGCGTGCTCTACGGCGCGTTCGCGTTGCTGCGCCACCTGCAGCTCGGGGAGCCGCTCACCGGTCTCAACCTCGTGAGCGCGCCGCGCATCCAGCGCCGGCTGCTGAACCACTGGGACAACCTCAACCGCACGGTCGAACGCGGCTACGCGGGCCAGTCGCTCTGGGACTGGTTCATCCTGCCGGACTATCTCAGCCCGCGCTACCGCGACTACGCCCGCGCCTGCGCCTCGCTGGGGCTCAACGGCACCGTCCTCACCAACGTCAATGCCAACGCTCTCGTCCTGACGCCCGCGTACCTCGAGAAGGTGGCGGCGCTCGCCGGCGTTTTCCGGCCCTACGGTATTCGCGTTTACCTTACCGCCCGCTTCAGCGCGCCGAAGGAGATCGGCGGCCTGCCCACGGCGGACCCGCTCGATGCCGGCGTGAAACGCTGGTGGCGCGCCAAGGTCGACGAGATCTACCGCCATGTGCCCGATTTCGGCGGCTTCCTCGTCAAGGCCAACTCCGAGGGCCAGCCGGGGCCGCAGGACTACGGCCGCAACCACGCGGACGGCGCCAACCTCCTCGCCGACGTCCTCGCGCCGCACAACGGCGTCGTGATCTGGCGCGCCTTCGTGTACGACGCGAACGTACCCGACGACCGGGCCAAGCAGGCGTACACCGAGTTCCGGCCGCTCGACGGTCAGTTCCGCGACAACGTCATCGTGCAGGTGAAGAACGGCCCGATCGATTTCATGCCGCGGGAGCCGTTCCACCCGCTCTTCGGGGCGATGCCCCGCACCCCGTTGTGCGCCGAGCTGCAGATCACCCAGGAATACCTGGGCGGCGCGGCCAACCTGGCATTCCTGGCGCCGATGTGGAGCGAGGTGCTCACGGCCGACACCCAGGCCGCCGGCCCTGGTTCGACCGTCGGCCGTGTCGTCGACGGCAGTTTCGACCTGCACGGCATTTCGATGATCGCCGGCGTCGCCAACCTCGGCTCCGACCGCAACTGGACCGGCCATCCGCTCGCGCAGGCCAACTGGTACGCGTTCGGCCGGCTGGCGTGGGACCACACCCTCCCGCCCGCCGCGATCGCGAACGAATGGACCCGCCTCACCTATGGCAACGCCCCGGCGGTCGTCGCCCCGCTGACGCGCATGCTGCTCGAGTCCCGGGAAGCGGTGGTGAATTACGAGATGCCGCTCGGGCTCCATCACCTGATGGCCGAGGGGCACCACTACGGCCCCGGCCCCTGGGTCGACCACCTGCCGCGGGCCGACTGGAACTCCGTGTATTACCATCGGGCCGACGCGCAGGGGATCGGCTTTGACCGCAGCGCCAACGGCTCCAACGGCGTGGCCCAGTACGCGACGCCCGTCGCGCAACTCTGGGGCGATCCCGCGCGCTGCCCGGACGAGTTTCTGCTGTGGTTCCATCATCTCCCATGGGATCACCGGATGCGGTCGGGCCGGACGCTGTGGGACGAGATCTGCCTGCACTATCAACTCGGCGTCGACACGGTCCGCGCGTGGCTGCCGCTGTGGGCGGGCGTCCAGGACCGGGTGGATGCCGAGCGCTGGGCGCATGTGGACGCGCTGCTGCGGCGGCAGGAGCAGGATGCCCGCACCTGGCGCGATGCGTGTATCCTATATTTCCAGACGTTCGCCCGTCGCCCGATCCCGAACGGGGTCGAGCAACCCGAGCACCACCTCGAGTACTACAAGGCGATCCAGCTCCGCTACGTGCCCGGCGACCCGAGCGCAAAATGA
- a CDS encoding glycoside hydrolase family 43 protein: protein MKKSLCLALLGIAAMVRGATPTVTFHNFEYSGRDAVFAASAPAGTYRNPILAGFYPDPSICRVGDDFYLINSTFAYFPGIPIFHSRDLVNWRQLGHVISRPEQLRYDGLGVSRGIFAPAISHHDGVFYVVCTMVDGGGNFVVTARDPAGPWSDPTYFDFEGIDPSLFFDDDGRAWLVNNGAPEGNPRYDGHRAIWQQEFDPRTRTLIGPRRVIVNGGVDLARKPIWVEGPHLYKRDGWYYLCCAEGGTAEGHSQVIFRSRQVTGPFVPWDQNPILTQRNLDGGAAGAVTSTGHADLVVGPDGGWWAVFLGCRPYADGTLYHTGRETFLLPVRWTDDGWPVILPAGARVSAVGAGPRAQGVAPAVAPRGTAVPLNGNFTWRDAFDQPTLSPLWLTLRTLHSPWWRLRPGGGLEVTPLAASLGGKANPAFLARRVQHMNFAARLALEVPAQPGVAAGLAVFQNERHHFFCGVRQGATGAMAFVEQASGEVVKVLATKELPAGARVVELRASGQGATLDFHWSIAPGEWHSLLDHADAKLLTTRVAGGFVGATVGPHARLEQPE from the coding sequence ATGAAAAAGTCCCTGTGCCTTGCCCTGCTGGGAATCGCCGCGATGGTGCGCGGCGCCACCCCGACCGTGACCTTCCATAACTTTGAGTACTCCGGCCGCGACGCGGTGTTCGCGGCGTCCGCTCCCGCGGGCACCTACCGCAACCCGATCCTGGCGGGGTTTTATCCCGACCCCAGCATCTGCCGGGTGGGGGATGACTTCTACCTCATCAACTCCACCTTCGCGTACTTTCCGGGCATCCCGATCTTTCACAGCCGGGACCTGGTGAACTGGCGGCAGCTTGGCCACGTGATCTCGCGGCCGGAGCAGTTGCGCTACGACGGGCTCGGGGTGTCGCGCGGCATTTTCGCGCCGGCGATCAGCCACCACGACGGGGTGTTCTATGTCGTGTGCACGATGGTCGACGGCGGCGGCAATTTTGTCGTCACCGCCCGCGATCCGGCCGGCCCCTGGTCCGATCCGACCTATTTCGATTTCGAGGGCATCGATCCCTCGCTCTTCTTCGATGACGACGGCCGCGCGTGGCTGGTGAACAACGGCGCGCCCGAGGGGAACCCCCGGTACGACGGGCATCGCGCCATCTGGCAGCAGGAGTTCGACCCGCGCACGCGCACGCTTATCGGGCCGCGCCGGGTGATCGTGAACGGCGGCGTGGACCTCGCCCGGAAACCGATCTGGGTGGAGGGCCCTCACCTCTACAAGCGCGACGGCTGGTACTATCTCTGTTGCGCCGAGGGCGGCACGGCCGAGGGACACTCGCAGGTGATCTTCCGCAGCCGGCAGGTGACCGGGCCGTTCGTGCCGTGGGACCAGAATCCGATTCTCACGCAGCGGAACCTCGATGGCGGCGCGGCCGGCGCGGTGACCTCGACGGGCCATGCCGATCTCGTGGTGGGCCCGGACGGCGGCTGGTGGGCGGTGTTTCTCGGCTGCCGGCCGTATGCCGACGGCACGCTCTACCATACCGGCCGTGAAACCTTCCTGTTGCCCGTGCGCTGGACCGACGATGGCTGGCCGGTGATCCTGCCGGCGGGCGCGCGCGTGTCCGCCGTCGGGGCAGGGCCCCGTGCGCAAGGCGTTGCGCCGGCCGTCGCCCCCCGCGGCACCGCGGTGCCGCTCAACGGAAACTTCACCTGGCGCGATGCCTTCGACCAGCCGACGCTGTCGCCACTTTGGCTGACGCTACGCACCCTGCACTCCCCTTGGTGGCGCTTGCGCCCGGGCGGCGGCCTTGAGGTGACGCCGCTGGCCGCCTCCCTCGGGGGCAAGGCGAATCCCGCCTTTCTGGCCCGCCGGGTGCAGCACATGAATTTCGCCGCGCGCCTTGCGCTGGAGGTGCCGGCTCAGCCCGGCGTGGCCGCGGGGTTGGCGGTGTTTCAGAACGAGCGCCATCACTTTTTCTGCGGCGTCCGGCAGGGCGCGACCGGCGCGATGGCCTTTGTGGAGCAGGCCAGCGGCGAGGTCGTGAAGGTGCTCGCCACCAAGGAACTCCCCGCGGGTGCGCGCGTCGTCGAGCTGCGGGCCAGCGGGCAGGGCGCCACCCTTGATTTCCACTGGTCCATCGCCCCGGGGGAGTGGCACTCGCTGCTCGATCACGCGGACGCGAAACTCCTCACCACGCGCGTCGCGGGCGGCTTTGTCGGCGCGACGGTGGGACCGCACGCCCGTCTCGAGCAGCCCGAGTAG
- a CDS encoding LysR family transcriptional regulator, which yields MDFRDLEMLVEVARQGGFSAAAKVLNTTQPTVSKAVQQLEHDCGAVLLDRLAQGVRLTSAGEMVVRRASTIMTEREHLRAELADLRGLQRGRLKLGLPTLGSSTLFAPLFAAFRRKYPGIEIELHEHGSKRLEEAVRAGEIELGVSLRPVPDDFEWSAVCDEPMLALLPSGHPLVGRAAIKLTDIARDPFIFFERGFALNGIITAACRRRRFTLNEAARSGHADFIIALVAAGLGVALLPRIVVAARRPLSVETVLVDETDLRWQPGFIWRKGATLSPAANRWLALVAGGKAEAGRARKTKG from the coding sequence ATGGATTTTCGGGACCTGGAAATGCTGGTGGAAGTGGCTCGCCAGGGCGGGTTTTCCGCGGCCGCCAAGGTGCTCAACACCACGCAGCCGACCGTCAGCAAGGCCGTGCAGCAGCTGGAGCATGATTGCGGCGCCGTGCTGCTCGACCGGCTCGCGCAGGGCGTGCGGCTGACCTCCGCCGGCGAGATGGTGGTGCGCCGGGCGAGCACGATCATGACGGAGCGCGAGCACCTGCGCGCGGAGCTGGCCGACTTGCGCGGGCTGCAGCGCGGCCGCCTGAAGCTGGGGCTGCCCACGCTGGGTAGCAGCACGCTGTTCGCGCCGTTGTTCGCCGCCTTCCGGCGCAAGTATCCCGGCATCGAGATCGAGCTGCACGAGCATGGGAGCAAGCGGCTCGAGGAGGCGGTGCGCGCGGGCGAGATCGAGCTGGGCGTTTCGCTGCGGCCCGTGCCGGATGACTTCGAATGGAGCGCGGTCTGCGACGAGCCGATGCTCGCGCTGTTGCCGAGCGGACACCCGCTGGTGGGCCGGGCCGCGATCAAGCTCACCGACATCGCCCGCGACCCCTTCATCTTTTTCGAGCGCGGGTTTGCATTGAACGGCATCATCACCGCCGCGTGCCGGCGGCGCCGCTTCACGCTCAACGAGGCGGCGCGCAGCGGTCACGCCGACTTCATCATTGCCCTCGTTGCCGCCGGCCTCGGCGTCGCTCTCCTGCCGCGGATTGTCGTCGCTGCGCGCCGGCCCTTATCGGTGGAAACCGTGTTGGTGGATGAGACGGATCTGCGCTGGCAGCCGGGCTTCATCTGGCGCAAGGGCGCGACGCTGTCACCGGCCGCCAACCGCTGGCTCGCCCTCGTGGCTGGCGGAAAGGCCGAGGCCGGGCGCGCGCGAAAGACCAAGGGCTGA
- a CDS encoding LrgB family protein, with product MPASLAPVLWAAVTLGIYAASRAAYARFRRWWLSPLLTTWVACGALLIVCHTSYHEYLRGTHWLVTLLGPATVAFAIPIYEQRATIVRHWPVLLAGVVAGSVIAVGVSWWLAGLFQFSPQVRASLLPRSITTPFAIEMSATVGGVPALTASFTAVTGLFGAAVGESLLVALPLRSAFARGASFGMAAHGAGVAKARELGAEEGAVAGLVMVIAGLLNVLGATAWSAL from the coding sequence ATGCCCGCTAGTCTCGCCCCCGTCCTCTGGGCGGCGGTGACGCTCGGCATCTACGCCGCCTCGCGCGCCGCTTACGCGCGGTTTCGCCGCTGGTGGCTCTCGCCACTCCTGACCACCTGGGTCGCCTGCGGCGCCCTGCTCATCGTCTGCCACACCAGCTACCACGAGTACCTGCGGGGCACGCACTGGCTGGTAACCCTCCTCGGCCCCGCCACCGTCGCGTTCGCCATCCCGATCTACGAGCAGCGCGCGACCATTGTGCGGCACTGGCCGGTCCTCCTCGCCGGCGTGGTGGCCGGCAGCGTCATCGCCGTCGGCGTCTCCTGGTGGCTCGCCGGGCTGTTCCAATTCTCCCCGCAGGTGCGCGCCAGCCTTCTGCCGCGCTCCATCACCACGCCCTTCGCCATCGAGATGTCGGCGACGGTCGGCGGCGTGCCGGCGCTCACCGCGTCGTTCACTGCTGTCACCGGGCTGTTCGGCGCGGCCGTCGGCGAAAGTCTCCTCGTAGCGCTCCCGCTCCGCTCGGCCTTCGCCCGCGGCGCCTCGTTCGGCATGGCCGCCCACGGCGCCGGCGTCGCGAAGGCGCGCGAACTCGGCGCCGAGGAAGGCGCCGTCGCCGGCCTCGTCATGGTCATCGCCGGCCTCCTCAACGTCCTCGGCGCGACCGCCTGGTCCGCGCTGTAG
- a CDS encoding CidA/LrgA family protein — protein sequence MNSWFHQSRRRLAHLIRGNRWVQVGALLVLSAGANALTRALGLGVPGSVVGLFILLALLFSGIVPSHWLNRGASGLLDHLMLFFVPAMLGLVDHPELVGPLGFKLLLAVLVGTPAVMIGTALVVEAGFRLRNRHAR from the coding sequence GTGAACTCTTGGTTTCATCAATCGCGCCGGCGCCTGGCGCATCTCATCCGCGGGAACCGCTGGGTGCAGGTGGGGGCGCTGCTGGTCCTGAGCGCCGGGGCCAACGCGCTCACGCGGGCGCTGGGTCTCGGGGTGCCGGGCAGCGTCGTCGGCCTTTTCATCCTCCTGGCCCTGCTGTTCAGCGGGATCGTGCCGTCGCATTGGCTCAACCGGGGTGCGTCGGGGCTCCTCGACCACCTGATGCTCTTCTTCGTGCCGGCGATGCTCGGCCTCGTCGACCATCCCGAACTCGTCGGCCCGCTGGGTTTCAAGCTCCTGCTCGCGGTGCTCGTCGGCACGCCGGCGGTCATGATCGGCACCGCGCTCGTCGTCGAGGCGGGTTTCCGGCTCCGCAACCGCCATGCCCGCTAG